Proteins encoded by one window of Hafnia alvei:
- a CDS encoding helix-turn-helix transcriptional regulator yields the protein MVTKPALLEDQFIDMKFITQLTGLSDKWFYKLIQDGLFPKPIKLGRASRWLKSDVEEWLYYRICESRT from the coding sequence ATGGTAACTAAACCTGCTTTACTGGAAGATCAGTTTATTGACATGAAATTCATTACCCAACTTACTGGCCTGAGCGACAAATGGTTTTACAAGCTGATACAGGATGGCTTATTCCCGAAGCCAATTAAGTTGGGCAGAGCTTCCCGTTGGTTAAAAAGCGATGTGGAAGAGTGGCTATATTATCGCATTTGCGAATCCAGAACATAA
- a CDS encoding multidrug effflux MFS transporter has translation MLNQQARTQSAAAKKTGLSFLLILSALMAVTSLSTDIYLPTMPMMAKDLQGDAELTITGFLIGFCIAQLIWGPISDRYGRRLPLFIGLGLFIVGSVGCALSTDIVQIVFWRVFQALGACTGPMLARAMIRDLFSRTRAAQMLSTLMIIMAIAPIAGPLIGGQMIKVTSWHAIFWLLAIIGTLMLMSLFWLPETLPAEKRSQASVTKAFQNYYALLTNAKYMRFTLCLTFYYVAAYAFITGSPFVYITYFGVDPQHYGWLFAVNIVGLMAVSMVNRRLVHRYPLEALLRNAVFIAAIAAIVLAVTTGLGVGGITVIVGAVFVFFSMNGIIAATSTACALDAVPNVAGSASALMGALQYGSGIISSLLLALFSDGTPWTMGWIIALFTAASALMALTVQIKK, from the coding sequence ATGCTTAATCAACAGGCACGTACACAGTCGGCTGCAGCTAAAAAAACCGGTCTCTCGTTTCTGCTAATTCTCAGTGCTCTCATGGCTGTTACCTCTTTATCAACCGACATCTATCTTCCGACTATGCCCATGATGGCCAAAGATTTGCAGGGTGACGCAGAGCTGACAATCACAGGGTTTCTTATCGGCTTTTGCATTGCACAACTGATTTGGGGACCAATTAGCGATCGTTATGGACGCCGTCTACCGCTGTTTATCGGTTTAGGTCTATTCATCGTCGGCTCGGTGGGCTGCGCGTTATCAACAGATATCGTGCAAATAGTCTTCTGGCGTGTTTTTCAGGCGTTAGGTGCCTGTACCGGGCCGATGCTGGCTCGAGCAATGATCCGTGACCTGTTTAGCCGTACTCGTGCAGCACAAATGCTTTCGACATTGATGATCATCATGGCTATCGCGCCGATTGCCGGGCCCCTGATCGGCGGGCAGATGATTAAAGTCACCTCGTGGCATGCCATATTCTGGCTGCTGGCGATTATCGGAACATTAATGCTGATGTCTTTATTCTGGCTACCCGAAACATTACCTGCTGAAAAACGCTCACAAGCCTCCGTAACCAAAGCTTTTCAAAACTACTATGCCTTGCTCACCAATGCCAAATACATGCGGTTTACGCTATGTCTGACGTTCTACTACGTTGCAGCCTACGCCTTTATCACCGGTTCTCCGTTTGTGTACATCACGTACTTCGGTGTTGACCCGCAGCATTACGGTTGGCTGTTTGCAGTAAACATTGTTGGACTGATGGCGGTGAGCATGGTCAACAGACGTCTGGTTCACCGCTATCCACTGGAAGCGTTGCTCAGGAATGCCGTATTCATCGCCGCTATTGCGGCAATAGTGCTGGCAGTCACCACCGGCCTGGGTGTGGGTGGAATTACCGTGATTGTCGGCGCTGTGTTCGTGTTCTTCTCTATGAATGGCATCATCGCGGCGACATCCACGGCTTGCGCTCTGGACGCAGTGCCTAATGTGGCTGGCTCCGCATCGGCGCTAATGGGTGCGTTACAATACGGCAGTGGCATCATCTCTTCACTTCTTCTTGCCCTGTTCAGTGACGGCACACCATGGACGATGGGCTGGATAATTGCGTTGTTTACAGCAGCCAGCGCCCTGATGGCACTGACCGTTCAGATAAAAAAATAA